The following coding sequences are from one Roseburia hominis A2-183 window:
- a CDS encoding carbohydrate ABC transporter permease: MADEKNRKGDKGPKSGKTKRTVGTVLGTGFFAVLSLIIIFPVFAGLLASFRPGTELIRRGLSIDLDIRTMNLDNYKYLFSGNADSQKYFMWYKNSLVITIVSVVLTLFICYFVAYGLTMYNFKLKNFLFFLVIATMMVPFEILMLPLYKEIIALHLIDTYTGVIIIGLCNASTIFFFRQYLSGLPRELLDAARIDGATEYGIATKIILPLTKPAFASMGILQAMGSWNAILWPLLVLKGAEKFTLPIGLNTLLTPYGNNYDVLIAGSMFGILPILVIFLIFQKYIIEGMTAGAVKG; the protein is encoded by the coding sequence AGAGCGGCAAGACAAAACGGACAGTGGGAACAGTTCTCGGCACAGGATTTTTCGCAGTCTTAAGCCTGATTATTATCTTCCCGGTATTCGCAGGTCTGCTTGCCTCTTTCAGACCAGGAACAGAGCTGATCCGCCGTGGATTGTCGATCGATCTCGATATCCGTACGATGAATCTGGATAACTATAAGTACCTGTTTTCCGGAAATGCGGACAGTCAGAAATATTTTATGTGGTATAAGAACTCTCTGGTTATTACGATCGTGTCGGTCGTTCTGACATTGTTCATCTGCTACTTTGTGGCATATGGACTGACAATGTACAATTTCAAGCTGAAGAATTTCCTCTTCTTCCTTGTAATTGCGACAATGATGGTACCGTTTGAGATTCTGATGCTTCCTTTATATAAGGAAATTATTGCACTGCATCTGATCGATACCTACACCGGAGTAATTATCATCGGACTATGTAACGCATCGACGATTTTCTTCTTCCGGCAGTATCTGTCGGGACTTCCGAGAGAACTTCTGGATGCGGCGCGTATTGACGGTGCGACAGAGTACGGTATTGCGACAAAAATCATTCTTCCGCTGACGAAGCCGGCATTCGCCTCCATGGGAATTCTGCAGGCAATGGGAAGCTGGAATGCGATCCTGTGGCCGCTTCTGGTACTGAAGGGAGCAGAAAAGTTCACCCTTCCGATCGGATTAAATACATTGCTGACGCCGTACGGAAACAACTATGATGTGCTGATCGCCGGTTCCATGTTCGGAATCCTGCCGATCCTGGTGATTTTCCTGATCTTCCAGAAGTACATCATCGAAGGAATGACAGCCGGAGCTGTAAAGGGCTGA
- a CDS encoding alpha-N-arabinofuranosidase — MAKLVINNDKKMSTIAPEIYGHFSEHLGRCIYEGLYVGEDSDIPNVNGMRTDVVEALKEMKIPVLRWPGGCFADEYHWMDGIGPKASRKKMINTHWGGVVEDNSFGTHEFFELCRQLGCKTYVNGNLGSGTVREMSEWVEYITFNGVSPMADLRKQNGHEEPWKIDYFGVGNENWGCGGNMRPQHYADEYRRYQTYVRNYAGNDPIAKICCGPNVDDYEWTKKVMETCFDHCEPRFHGMMDGLSLHYYTLPEVEDDWNKKGSATDFTEEIFYQTLKRGYFMDELINRHGAIMDEYDPDKKIGLIVDEWGIWTDVEPGTNPGFLYQQNTMRDALVAGMTLNIFNKHSDRVKMACIAQLINVLQSVMLTDGEKMIKTPTYHVFHMYRHHQGATLLRSDLIGAGTVGAGKNELPKVIESVSENADGVITVTLTNNSLEAAENVTIQLTDDGAAYGVCEASVVAGTMNAHNTFEAPEVVTEQAFADYEKTADGIRVQIPACSVVSIRLKK; from the coding sequence ATGGCAAAATTAGTCATCAATAACGACAAGAAAATGAGCACGATTGCTCCGGAAATCTATGGACATTTCTCGGAGCATCTGGGAAGATGTATTTATGAGGGACTTTATGTCGGAGAGGATTCCGATATCCCGAATGTCAACGGAATGCGCACCGATGTGGTGGAAGCATTAAAAGAAATGAAGATTCCGGTGCTGCGCTGGCCGGGCGGATGCTTTGCAGACGAATATCACTGGATGGACGGTATCGGACCGAAAGCATCCAGAAAGAAAATGATCAATACACACTGGGGCGGCGTTGTCGAGGACAACAGCTTCGGAACACACGAGTTCTTTGAACTGTGCCGTCAGCTTGGTTGCAAGACCTATGTCAACGGCAACCTCGGAAGCGGTACGGTTCGTGAGATGAGCGAGTGGGTAGAGTACATTACGTTCAACGGCGTATCCCCGATGGCAGACCTGCGCAAGCAGAACGGTCATGAGGAGCCGTGGAAGATCGATTACTTCGGTGTCGGCAATGAGAACTGGGGATGCGGCGGAAATATGCGCCCGCAGCATTATGCAGATGAGTACCGCAGATACCAGACATATGTGAGAAACTATGCTGGAAATGACCCGATCGCAAAGATCTGCTGCGGACCGAACGTGGATGATTACGAGTGGACGAAAAAGGTGATGGAGACCTGCTTTGATCACTGCGAGCCGCGTTTCCATGGAATGATGGATGGTCTTTCCCTTCATTATTATACACTTCCTGAGGTGGAGGATGACTGGAATAAGAAGGGAAGCGCAACAGACTTCACGGAGGAGATTTTCTACCAGACCTTAAAGAGAGGTTATTTCATGGACGAACTCATCAACCGCCACGGTGCGATTATGGATGAGTACGATCCGGACAAGAAGATCGGTCTGATCGTTGACGAGTGGGGAATCTGGACGGACGTAGAGCCGGGAACCAACCCGGGATTTTTGTATCAGCAGAACACCATGCGTGATGCACTTGTGGCAGGTATGACACTCAACATCTTCAACAAACATTCCGACCGTGTGAAGATGGCATGCATCGCACAGCTCATCAATGTACTCCAGTCTGTCATGCTGACCGACGGCGAGAAGATGATCAAGACACCGACCTATCATGTATTCCATATGTATCGTCATCATCAGGGAGCAACTCTTCTCAGAAGCGATCTGATCGGTGCTGGAACCGTAGGAGCAGGCAAGAACGAACTGCCGAAGGTGATTGAGTCTGTATCGGAGAACGCGGACGGCGTGATCACGGTGACACTGACCAACAATTCACTGGAAGCTGCGGAGAATGTGACCATCCAGCTGACGGACGACGGCGCTGCATACGGCGTATGCGAGGCGAGTGTTGTGGCAGGAACGATGAATGCACACAACACGTTTGAGGCACCGGAAGTGGTGACGGAGCAGGCATTTGCAGATTACGAGAAGACGGCGGACGGCATACGGGTACAGATTCCGGCATGCAGCGTGGTAAGCATCCGTCTGAAAAAATAA
- a CDS encoding DUF624 domain-containing protein, whose amino-acid sequence MNQFFDYNNNVFRILGGLADCLILGALWIVCSIPVVTMGAATAAVYHAVNKSIVHGQGYAFREYCTALKTDLKQTTGAWLLWGILAAFLAADLVVTRQFLAQGSALGALYYFFIVLSAMALAWEFYLTAYMARFEGTIRESMKKTLVMVVANLGWSALLVAVFVLFVLMCNDTQCLIVLFPGVFALVKNYVLEKVFRKYRTPEDLARELEMTREYRN is encoded by the coding sequence ATGAATCAGTTTTTTGATTACAACAACAACGTTTTCCGCATACTGGGAGGACTGGCGGACTGCCTGATTCTCGGCGCGCTGTGGATTGTATGCAGCATTCCGGTCGTTACCATGGGAGCCGCCACAGCGGCGGTGTACCATGCGGTCAATAAAAGCATTGTACATGGACAGGGCTATGCATTCCGGGAATATTGCACGGCTCTGAAAACGGATTTGAAACAGACCACAGGAGCATGGCTGCTGTGGGGAATACTGGCAGCGTTTCTTGCGGCGGACCTTGTGGTGACCAGACAGTTTCTGGCACAGGGCTCGGCGCTTGGTGCGCTGTATTATTTTTTTATTGTACTTTCTGCCATGGCGCTGGCGTGGGAGTTTTACCTGACGGCGTATATGGCGAGGTTTGAGGGAACCATACGGGAGTCCATGAAGAAGACGCTTGTGATGGTGGTGGCAAATCTGGGATGGTCGGCGCTTTTAGTAGCTGTGTTTGTGCTGTTTGTTCTGATGTGCAACGATACACAGTGCCTGATTGTACTGTTTCCGGGAGTGTTTGCACTGGTGAAAAACTATGTGCTCGAGAAGGTATTCCGCAAGTACAGGACGCCGGAGGATCTCGCCAGAGAATTGGAAATGACCCGTGAATATCGGAACTGA
- a CDS encoding glycoside hydrolase family 127 protein codes for MSKEIALQQIRIKDPFWSGMQEKITDTVIPFQERVLNDKEEGVEKSHALDNFRIAAGLMEGEFYGMVFQDSDVAKWLEGVAYSLVIKPDAALEQRADDIIDIIAKAQQPDGYLNTFFTIKEPEHRWQNLLECHELYCAGHMMEAAVAYYEATGKDKLLGVMERMAQHIMNRFGEDKIPGIPGHQEVEIGLMRMYHATGKEAYKDMARYFLEERGKNPNFFKEETERRGWTHFGNMIPDDTKYNQSHATIYEQDEAVGHSVRAVYMYTAMADLAAEDHDEKLFAACRRLWENMTQKKMFITGGIGSTVEGEAFTKEYELPNDMNYAETCASIGLVFFARNMLKTEKNGRYADVMERALYNGIISGMQLDGKRFFYVNPLEVNPGVSGEIFGYKHVIPERPGWYACACCPPNLVRMVTSLGKYAWDEDETAVYSHLFLGQEAALGKADIRVESAYPWEGSVTYHVSAKIDELFTLAIHIPAYVKDLRVTVNGEAFDTAGEIRDGYLYISRKWGSDDQVELHFPLPVRKIYASTHVREDVGCVALMRGPVVYCFEGADNGANLQALAVKKELDAKALVCTEGRLSGLTLLDVAGIRLVPSEELYTEEPPKEETVTLRAIPYFAWGNRGLNQMRVWMHEK; via the coding sequence ATGAGCAAAGAGATTGCATTACAGCAAATTCGGATCAAAGACCCGTTCTGGAGCGGTATGCAGGAAAAGATCACAGATACTGTGATACCGTTTCAGGAGAGGGTATTAAACGATAAAGAAGAAGGCGTGGAGAAGAGCCATGCGCTGGATAATTTCCGCATTGCGGCAGGACTGATGGAAGGTGAGTTCTACGGGATGGTATTCCAGGACAGCGATGTGGCAAAATGGCTGGAAGGTGTGGCGTACTCGCTCGTGATCAAGCCGGATGCGGCGTTGGAACAGCGCGCGGACGACATCATTGACATTATCGCAAAGGCACAGCAGCCGGACGGTTATCTGAATACATTTTTCACGATCAAGGAGCCGGAGCACCGCTGGCAGAATCTGTTAGAGTGCCATGAACTCTACTGCGCAGGCCATATGATGGAGGCGGCAGTGGCGTATTACGAGGCGACCGGAAAAGACAAGCTGCTCGGCGTGATGGAGCGGATGGCGCAGCATATCATGAACCGGTTCGGAGAGGATAAGATTCCGGGCATTCCGGGACACCAGGAGGTGGAGATCGGTCTGATGCGCATGTACCATGCGACCGGAAAGGAAGCCTACAAGGACATGGCGCGCTATTTCCTCGAGGAGCGTGGAAAGAATCCGAACTTCTTTAAGGAGGAGACCGAGCGCAGGGGCTGGACGCATTTTGGCAATATGATCCCGGACGACACAAAGTACAACCAGAGCCATGCGACAATCTACGAGCAGGATGAGGCTGTGGGACACAGTGTGCGCGCCGTATATATGTACACGGCGATGGCAGATCTTGCGGCGGAGGATCACGATGAGAAGTTGTTTGCAGCGTGCAGACGGCTCTGGGAGAATATGACGCAGAAAAAGATGTTCATCACCGGAGGCATCGGCTCGACCGTGGAGGGCGAGGCATTCACAAAAGAGTATGAACTGCCGAACGATATGAACTATGCGGAGACCTGTGCGTCGATCGGTCTGGTCTTTTTTGCGAGAAATATGTTAAAGACGGAGAAGAACGGAAGATATGCCGATGTGATGGAGCGGGCGCTCTACAATGGCATCATCAGCGGTATGCAGCTCGACGGAAAGCGGTTTTTCTACGTCAATCCGCTGGAGGTCAATCCGGGTGTGTCCGGCGAGATTTTCGGTTACAAACATGTGATTCCGGAGCGTCCGGGCTGGTATGCGTGCGCATGCTGCCCGCCGAACCTGGTCCGCATGGTGACCTCCCTTGGAAAATATGCGTGGGATGAGGACGAGACGGCGGTGTATTCCCATCTGTTTCTGGGACAGGAGGCGGCGCTCGGCAAGGCGGACATCCGCGTGGAGAGCGCATACCCGTGGGAGGGAAGCGTGACTTACCATGTGTCCGCGAAGATCGACGAACTCTTTACACTTGCCATTCATATCCCGGCTTATGTGAAAGACCTGCGCGTGACGGTCAACGGGGAGGCGTTTGATACTGCCGGAGAAATCCGTGATGGCTATTTGTACATCAGCAGAAAATGGGGAAGCGACGATCAGGTGGAACTTCATTTTCCACTGCCGGTGCGCAAAATTTATGCGAGTACGCATGTACGCGAGGACGTCGGATGCGTGGCGCTGATGCGCGGACCTGTGGTCTACTGCTTTGAGGGCGCTGACAACGGAGCCAATCTGCAGGCGCTTGCGGTAAAAAAAGAACTGGATGCAAAGGCTCTCGTATGCACGGAAGGCAGGCTTTCCGGTCTCACACTGCTCGATGTGGCGGGGATCCGGCTTGTGCCGTCGGAGGAACTCTACACCGAGGAACCGCCGAAGGAAGAAACGGTTACGCTTCGCGCAATCCCTTATTTTGCATGGGGAAACCGCGGTTTAAACCAGATGCGCGTCTGGATGCACGAAAAATAA
- a CDS encoding alpha/beta-type small acid-soluble spore protein — MSGSSNSNSGTNQMAVPQAKEAMNRFKQEVASEIGVPLKDGYNGDLTSAQAGSIGGEMVKKMIMKQEEQMSGK, encoded by the coding sequence ATGAGTGGATCTAGCAATTCTAATTCCGGCACAAACCAGATGGCAGTGCCGCAGGCAAAAGAGGCAATGAACCGTTTTAAGCAGGAAGTTGCAAGTGAGATCGGTGTACCGTTAAAGGACGGCTACAACGGCGACTTGACTTCCGCACAGGCCGGAAGCATCGGCGGCGAGATGGTCAAGAAAATGATCATGAAGCAGGAAGAGCAGATGTCCGGCAAATAA